One region of Natronorubrum aibiense genomic DNA includes:
- the rpl12p gene encoding 50S ribosomal protein P1 yields MEYVYAALILNETDEEINEDNLTDVLDAAGVDVEESRVKALVAALEDVDIDEAVSEAAAVPAAGAAAGGAAAADEDEDAEETSDVPDTTDEDEDDDEDEDAGGEGLGELFG; encoded by the coding sequence ATGGAATACGTATACGCTGCACTCATCCTGAACGAAACGGACGAAGAGATCAACGAAGACAACCTGACGGACGTGCTCGACGCTGCCGGCGTCGACGTCGAAGAGTCCCGAGTCAAGGCGCTCGTCGCCGCACTCGAGGACGTCGACATCGACGAGGCAGTCTCGGAAGCCGCTGCCGTCCCAGCCGCAGGTGCCGCCGCAGGCGGTGCAGCTGCAGCTGACGAAGACGAGGACGCCGAAGAAACCAGCGACGTCCCAGACACGACGGACGAAGACGAGGACGACGACGAAGACGAGGACGCCGGTGGCGAGGGCCTCGGCGAACTCTTCGGCTAA